The following are encoded together in the Vigna unguiculata cultivar IT97K-499-35 chromosome 2, ASM411807v1, whole genome shotgun sequence genome:
- the LOC114174277 gene encoding uncharacterized protein LOC114174277 produces the protein MHHTTLQMISSWTMLVPSPLPSSLANTFTHNYSNLCFALKDLDLRKRGTTLLCSARRQIRYQDEDEDGDEEEYGHNEEITKLEIYTQSTKGEALLVHTLVDQQEVELLIFKGFSSCLSYSTSPDPTRSIVPARAVIVSIDRVKGPFDPSNIEYLQKGVTWEEFKTKLLSN, from the exons ATGCACCACACCACACTTCAAATGATTTCTTCATGGACAATGTTGGTACCATCACCATTGCCATCTTCCCTTGCTAACACTTTCACTCACAATTATTCAAACTTGTGTTTTGCCCTCAAAGATTTGGATTTGAGAAAAAGAGGCACAACACTTTTGTGTTCAGCAAGGAGGCAAATTAGATaccaagatgaagatgaagatggagaTGAAGAAGAGTATGGTCACAATGAAGAGATTACAAAGTTGGAGATTTATACTCAGTCAACAAAAGGAGAAGCACTTCTTGTGCATACACTTGTGGACCAACAGGAAGTAGAATTGCTTATCTTCAAG GGGTTTTCTTCATGCTTGAGTTACAGTACCTCACCTGATCCAACAAGAAGCATTGTTCCAGCTAGGGCAGTGATAGTGTCCATTGATAGAGTGAAAGGACCTTTTGATCCTTCAAATATAGAGTATCTGCAAAAGGGTGTAACATGGGAAGAATTCAAGACAAAACTTCTCTCTAACTAA